The Pan paniscus chromosome 1, NHGRI_mPanPan1-v2.0_pri, whole genome shotgun sequence genome has a segment encoding these proteins:
- the LOC129397959 gene encoding immunoglobulin superfamily DCC subclass member 3-like, producing MLLCSSEPSGPELQEAVSKGTSEHVFSNLEPATAYTIHLRAYSAEGASQDSAPIFASTMGSTPAALGFSTKVLNATSVQASWELPPQLGPIQGFKRSPQAACCPFSGASAPGQQCQLLPLHRPG from the exons ATGCTGCTTTGCTCCTCAGAGCCATCTGGCCCGGAGCTCCAAGAGGCCGTAAGCAAAGGCACTTCTGAGCACGTCTTCTCCAACCTGGAGCCTGCCACAGCCTACACCATCCATTTGCGGGCCTACTCAGCAGAGGGTGCCAGTCAGGACTCTGCTCCCATCTTTGCCTCCACCATGGGCAGCA CCCCTGCTGCCCTGGGCTTCTCCACCAAAGTGCTGAATGCCACCTCTGTGCAGGCCTCCTGGGAGCTGCCACCCCAGCTGGGGCCCATCCAAGGCTTCAAACGTTCACCGCAAGCTGCCTGCTGCCCATTTTCAGGGGCCTCTGCTCCTGGCCAGCAGTGTCAGCTCCTTCCTCTACACAGACCTGGGTGA